From the Bacillota bacterium genome, the window GTGGCCTCCAGGTTGAACATCTGGCCGGTTTCCTGCTGGAACCCCACCAGCACCTCCCGCATGAATTCCAGCACCTCGAGGGCGAATTGCTGGCCGGCCGGGGTGCCGATGTCCTCGCCCAGGAAGTTGAGCAGCGCCTCGTTCATCCCCACCAGGCCGATGGTGTTGAAGTGGTTGGCCCAGTGTTGTCCCAGGCACTCCTTCACCTGGCGCAGGTAGTGGCGGGAATACGGGTACAATCCACCCTCGCTGAACCTCTCCAGCACCTGGCGCTTGATGAGGAGACTGTCGCGGGCGAGAGCCATGAGTTCCCCCAGGCGTGTGAAAAACCCGTGGGGCGTCTTGGCCAGATAGCCGATGCGCGGCAGGTTGATGGTGACCACCCCTATGGAGCCGGTGAGGGGATTGGCGCCGAACAGCCCTCCGCCCCGGCGGCGCAGTTCCCGGTTGTCCAGGCGCAGGCGGCAGCACATGCTGCGCACGTCTTCCGGCTGCAGGTCGGAGTTGATGAAGTTGGCGAAGTATGGGATGCCGTAACGGGCGGTCATGGCGGCGATGCGGTCGGCCACCGGACTCTCCCAGTCGAAGCCGGGGGTGATGTTGTAGGTGGGGATGGGAAAGGTGAATATGCGGCCGCAGGCATCACCCTCCAGCATCACCTCGCAGAACGCGAGGTTGAGCATGTCCATCTCCCGCTGGAATTCGCCGTAAGGGGCTTTCTCCAGGCGCCCCCCCACTATGACCGGTTGCCCGGCCAGGTACGGGGGTACCGTCACATCCATGGTCAGGTTGACGAAAGGGGTCTGGAACCCCACCCGGGTGGGCACGTTCAGGTTGAAGATCGCCTCCTGGAGGGCCTGTTTGACTTCGTGATACCGGAGACCGTCGTAGCGGATGAAAGGCGCCAGGTAAGTATCGAAGTTGGCCAGGGCCTGGGCTCCTGCCGCCTCGCCCTGGAGGGTGTAGCAGAAGTTGACGGCCTGGCCCAGGGCGGTGCGGAAGTGCCTGGGAGGGGCGCTTTCCACCTTCTGCCCCACGCCGGCAAACCCGTGGAGCAGGATGTCGGCCAGGTCCCAGCCACAGCAGTAGGGGGCGAGGATGCCCAGGTCGTGGATATGGAGGGCTCCGTCCTGGTGGGCTTCCCGTACGCGAGGGGGGTAGATCTTCTCCAGCCAGTACCGGGCGGAAACGGCGGAGATGATGTGGTTGTTCAGTCCCTGCAGGGAATAGTTCATGTTGCTGTTTTCGCTCACGCGCCAGTCCAGCTGGTCCAGGTAGTCCTGCACCATCTTCTCGGCGTTCACGAGCAGGGCGCGGAAGTCCCGCAGTTCCTGGTGCTGCTGGCGATACAGGATGTAGGCCTTGGCGGTGCGGGCATGGCCGTTCTCGATGAGGACCTTTTCGACGATGTCCTGCACGTCCTCCACGGTGGGAAACCGGTCGGTGAACTGGTGGGCGACGATGGCCACCACCTGGTCGGCCAGGCGTTCGGCCAGGGCCCGATCCTGTCCTCCCACGGCCCGCGCCGCCTTGAAGATCGCGCTGGCGATCCTCTCCCGGTCGAAGTCGACCAGGCGCCCGTCGCGCTTCACGATCTGCTCCGGAGTCATTCCGGCACCCTCCTTTCTCGGTGTACGGTAAGGGGCTGCGGTCAGGTGAGTGCAGGAGATGTAACGGCCCTTTCCGGCCACGCAGTCGACCAGACCCTGCTGCTGCGCCGCGGCCAGCGCCTGGCGTACGGTGGTACGGCTGATGCCGAACCGCCTGCACATTTCACGTTCCGACGGGAGACGCTGGCCCGGACGGAGTTCGCCGCTGTCCACCCATGCGGTGATCAGTTGGGAGAGCTGGGCGTGCAGCGGGACCGGCCGATCATGATTCACCGGGGGTCCTGGTGGCGCTGTCGTTGCCGAGGCCCCGAGGGGCCCCGGATTCCCGCTTTCCGGGTGGCATGGGTCCATATGTGGCGATCGCCTCCATGTCTCGGGCATAGAGCCAGCCGGTAACTACCCCGGTCCTCAAGCAGGCCATTCGGCTTTGCCCCACGAGATCGGAGCCTGGCCCGGCCCTGTGCCCCGGTTAAGGGGTTACGAGTATGAAAGAAGCCTCGACCGAGGTGGATCGAGGCCGGTTCGCTCGCCTATGAGCATCACGCGCTGCCCCCTTTCGACCGAAGGTGCAGGCTTCTTCACGGGCGGGCAGGTTTCCTGACTCATGGGTCACTGCCTTCCCCGGCCTTCCCGGGCCACATGGGCCCAGTGGCATCCTTCGGGGTCGGCTACCCATTCACAGTGGCGGGACCGTCCAGGATTCGCACCTGGTTCCCTTTTGACCCCCGCGTGGGGGCACCCGCGCGCGATCTGCGGTTGTCAGCGGTATTCTACCACCGCCGTGAGGAAGGGACAAGCCTGCGCGCGGCCCATGCGTACAGCTCGGCAGGGGCAGCGTTGGGGCAAGTCCGGGCAGGGATCTCTGGGGAAGATGCCGGGGAGCCGGTTCCCGGAAAACGGTCAGGATGTCTTTTTGACGAAGATGCGGGAGGCATCTTCAGGCTGGAGCTCAGCCGGGAACCCTGCACGGTGACCTCTACGGTCCCGTCGAGGCCACTTGAGCCCTCCACATTGACCCTCGCTCCGGGGTGAAGCCCCAGCGCCACCATACGCAGCCACAGGGACCGCGGGCCGCCGAAGCGCCTCACCCTGACCTGGCTTCCGGCCGGCACTTCGGTGAGCACCGGGTATCGCCTGTCCATCCTTTGCACCGCCTTTCTCTTGGCCGGACGAGCCGCTGCTTCACAGGAGCAGGGCCTCTGCCACCAGTTCGCACACGTTCAGCACCCGGACCCCCAGGCGATAGTGGCGGTTGAGTTCGTCCAGCTGGTCCACGCAGGTGTGGCAGGAAGTTGCTACGATGCGGGCACCCGTGCGCTGGATTTGCCGTGCCTTGACCTCCCCCTTGGCCAGGCGGTCATGGGCGAGGGGAGTGACCGCCCGCACCCCACCGCCACCGCCGCAGCAGTAGTTCAGGACGCCGCGGGGTTCCATCTCGATGAAGCGCTCGACCGCGTTCCTCAAGGCCAGGCGCGGTTCTTCCACTATTCCCTCGCGGCGGGCCATGTTGCAGGGATCGTGGTAGGTTACGGGCAGGGGATTGCGCCTGGAGTCGAGGTGCAGGCGCCCCTCGCGGATGTACCCGGCCACCAGCTCGATGATGCTGGCGGCAGGTACCCGTCTGCCCAGCCAGCGCGGAGCCCCCCAGCGAAAAGCCCGGTAGGCGTGACCGCATTCAGGGAAGGCGACCACCTGGGCGCCTAGGGCATCGGCCTCCTGAGCCAGACGGCGGGCCAGTTCGCCCGCGCTGAGGTCGTCGCCCGTGTAAAGGGCGTAGTTGGTGCAGTCCCAGTGGCGGCTTGAAACCGTCCAGCTCTCGCCCGCAGCATGCAGTATCTTGACCACGGCCGAGATGGTCAGGGGATAGAACTTGGGTTCCCTGGGGTTGAAGGTGTACAGGATGCGGGCTCCCTTCTGGTCGATGGGGATACGGATCGAATCATCGCCCAGTTCGGCGCGTAAGTCCTCTTCCACCCAGGCCAGGGTCTCCAGGAACTCGTCCTCAGTGACCGCCATGTTGTTGCCGCTTTCCATGGAGACGTCCACCACGTGCTGGAGGGTGGGCGGCACCACCCCTTCTTCCACGGCGCAGGTGCGGACGGTGCGGGCGAGAAGGCCCACATCGATGCCGTTGGGACAGGCCGCGCTGCACCGACCGCACATGGTGCACACCCAGAGGGCAGGGGAACCCAGGAGTTCGCGCCAGCGCCCCATCTGGAGCATGCGGATGAGGCGGCGGGGGTCAGTGCCGGTGGCAATGTTCACTGTCGGACAGCCGGCCGTGCAGGTTCCACACGCCCAGCACGCCCACAGGTCGGCCTGGGCCTCGACCTGCCCGGGTTGCAGGCTCTCGGGGATGGTGAGAACGTCATTGCCCACCTGCACATACCCTCGCTTCGGCGGCGGAACTCATGGCCGCCAGGGTTTCTACCAGAAGGGAGGCCCGGTCGGGCGTGAGTCCCATTACCGACACGGTGACCTCCTCTGTTCCCAACTGCGCCAGGATAGCCCTGACCCGTTCTACCCGCTTGCGGGCACGCTCGGGCCCGGCCCCGTAGTGACACTGGCCCTCGCGGCATCCCGCCAGGATGATGCCACGCGCCCCCAGGCTGACGGCCTTGAGGATGAGGGATTCATCCACGCTGCCCACGCAGGGCACGCCGATCACCCGGGTGCCCGGCGGGAAGAACAGCGATGAGCGCTCGACTGCGGTAGAACCGCAATGACTGCAGGCGAAAACGACCAGCTCGGATCCCGCGGGCTCAACGGCCTCGGCCCTGCCCGTGCCCGGGGCAAGCGCTGCTTGGACTTCGGCGGCCAGCTCGCCGAGACCGGGCCAGGAGAGGACGATGGCCCCGGCCGGGCACTCGGCCGCGCATATGCCGCAGCCCTGGCAGGAAGAGGAGTCTATGCGGGGCTTGCCGCCCTCGAGCAGGATGGCGCCTGCGGAACAGAGCCGCAGGCAGGTCAGGCAGGCCGAGCAGGCACCTGCGATGCTGGCGACCCGGGCAGCGGGAGGTCTATCAGGGGGTGCCCGTATGCCCGGTCGGCGAGGTCCTGGAGCTGCCGACGCAACTGGGGGGCTCGACTTCCGCTTCCACCTGGAACCGGTGCGCTGCCTGGGTTGTTGCAGCCTGGCGCCCGTGCTGCGGGTGGACGGCAGGACCTTCGGGCACACCAACCCCCGGGATGTGGCCCGCCTGCTCGCCGCGGCGGTCCCGGAGCCAACCTCCTGCGGGGCAGGTGAGGGGACATGATCCCCCTGCCCGCTCCGACGTCGCCTTCCTCTCCCGTCCTCCGGGAACTGCGGGAGCGGGGGCTGGCGCAGCTTCGCCCCCCGGTCCCACGGGTAACTGTGGGGCTGGCCAGTTGCGGCCTGGCTGCCGGCGCCGGAGAGACGTGGAACACCCTGCAAGACAGTCTCCGCGCCAGCGGTTTGGCGGCCCACCTGGAACCGGTCGGCTGCCTGGGATGGTGCCAGAAGGAGCCGCTCGTGGAGGTGCGGCTGCCCGGCCGCCCCGCCCTGGTGTTTGCCCGGGTCAACCAGGGGGTGGCCGGGCAAATGGCGGCCTGGCTGGCGGGGGGTGAGTTCCCCGTCGCCAACCTCCTCGGGCAGTACCCGGTCACCGATACCCCTCCTGAACCGGCCCGGTGGGACGGCGGGGAGATCCCTCTGCTCTGGGATCTCCCGTTCTACCGGGGCCAGCTCCGCTGGGTGACACGCAACTCGGGCGTGATCAATCCCGGGGACCTGGGGGAATACGTGGCCCGCGGCGGCTACCTGGCCCTGGAGCGGGCCCTGGCCCGGGGGCCGGAATGGCTGCTCGACCAGGTGATCCACGCGGGCCTGCGGGGCCGGGGGGGCGCCGGCTTTCCCACCGGAGCCAAGTGGCAGGCGGCCCGCCGGGCCCCGGCAACCGAGAAGTACGTGATCGCCAACGGCGACGAAGGCGACCCCGGCGCCTACATGGACCGGGGCCTGCTGGAAGGAGACCCCTTTTCCGTGCTGGAGGGGATGACCATCGGAGCCCTGGCGGTGGGTGACTGCCACCAGGGCTTAGTCTACGTGCGGGCGGAGTACCCCCTGGCGGTGGAACGGCTGACCGCCGCCATCGCCGAGGCGAGAAAGGCGGGCTTCTGGGCAGTGACGTTCTGGGCTCGGGGCTGGCGTTCGACGTGGAGATCGTACGCGGGGCAGGCGCCTTCGTGTGCGGTGAGGAGACCGCTCTTCTGGCCTCGGTGGAAGGGAGAATGGGTGAGCCCTGTCCCCGGCCTCCTTTCCCCGCCGAGAAGGGCCTGTGGGGTTGCCCCACCGTCATCAACAACGTGGAGACATGGGCCAACGTGCCGCTCATCCTGGTGGCGGGCGCCGACCTCTACCGTGGGGCAGGCACGGAAGCAAGCCGGGGGACGAAGGTGTTTTCTCTGGTGGGAGACGTGACCAATACCGGCCTGGTCGAGGCGCCCATGGGGACCCCTCTGCGCCACGTGGTGGAGGTCATGGGAGGGGGGCTGTCGCGCGGGTCGCGCATCAAGGCGGTGCAGACGGGGGGTCCCTCAGTGTCTGCGGGCATGCCCCCAGGGTGCCATAATGGGGCAACCTCGCGGGGCGCACGACATCAACCAGGGGCGCTGTACCCGGTGCGGGGTCTGCCGGGATGCCTGTTCGTTTGAAGCCATTGTGGTGGAACCCCGCCCCACGCCTCCGGCAACCCAACCGGGTTTCCGAGAGGCCACAGCCCAGGCCGACCAGGAAAAGGTGAGCGGCCGTGAGTAGTCACATTATAGTGGATGGCCTGAGCCTCCCCGTGCGGCCCGGCGATACCATCCTGGCTGCCTGTCGGCGGGAGGGGGTGGAGATCCCTGCCTTCTGCCATCACCCCGGGCTGGAGCCATACGGGGCCTGCCGCCTGTGCGTGGTGGAGGTGACCACAGCCGGTGCCCGCCCGGAGGCTCCGGGGCGAGTGGTGGCTTCCTGCACCACCCCCGCACGGGGAGAGATGGTGGTGCACACGGTTTCCCCGCGCGTGATGCGCGTGCGGCGGGCCGTCATAGGATCTCTCCTGACCCGCCTTCCCACGGTTGAGGTCCTGCAGGAACTGGCCCACGATTTGGGTACGCCTGCGGGATCGGCGCCTGCGTGGAGGTTTGCCCCACGGGAGCAGTCGAGATGGTCATCGCCCGCGACCTTCCGGACCCGGACACCGGAGTTGCCGCAAGCCGTGCGCACCTGGCTGCCTGGCGGACCACCGTCTCCCTGGGTAGCTGTCGCGCCTGCGGCCGCCCCCTGTGGAGCAGCCGTATGGGTCGCACGGCCCCGGAGGGAATGGCCGACCTGTGCCCGGCGTGCCGCCGCAAAAGGCCCTCTCCCGCTCGCACCGGCTCAGCGGATGAAGCCGCCGTCAGAACTCGAAGCGGGCGCCGGTGGCCAGGGGCTGCCAGCGCTCCCCCAGGGCCTGCCGCAGCGCGAACTGGGCTTCGGTGCCCGTGCAGTGGCCGGCCACCACCTGCTGCGGCGCGAGGGCCAAGAGTTCCGACACGGTGTGCTCGATTCTCTGTGGTTTGGCCTCCACCAGGTGGAATCCGCCCAGCACGGCGCGGATGCGGTCCACGCCGGTGAGCTTGATGGCATGTTTGAGGATGTTGATGATCCCCGCGTGGCTGCAGCCGGTGATGACTACCAGTCCCTGCTCCTTCAGGTTGACCAGCAGGGAAACGTCGTCGGGCATGGGGTCGGGTACCAGACGGCCATCCTGAACGGTCCACACGGGGAAGCCCACGTCCTCGAAGTCGGTGACGCGGGCCACCTCCCCGGTGGTGGTCACCCCCTCCATGAGCGAGAGGGGATCGCGCGTGAGGATGAGGAGTGCTCCTGCCCGGGCGAGTTCGCCGGCGCTGTCTGCCGTTCCCATACCGACGTGGTACAACCGGGGCCGGACTACGAAGTTGGGCCGGAAGACGGCAGGATGGGCGACCACAGGGATGTCCCTCTTCCCCATGCGCCGGATGACCTCTGCCAGGCCCCCGGTGTGGTCGTAATGGCAGTGGGTGAGGACAATGGCGTGCACCGAGTCCGCCTGGATTCCCAGCCGGGACATGTTCTCCCCGAGGGTATCCGGTGCCTGCCCCACGTCCACCAGGAAGTTGTAAGCGTGCTTGCCCGAAGCCACTTCCACCCAGAGAGAAAGACCGTGCCTGGCGGCGACGTCGGAACGTGCCACCGAATTCTCCAAGAGGACGGTAACGCTCACCCGGTCTGCCTGCCCCAGTGCACCCAGCACCCTGCTCACCCCCCGTGGTTTGTCCCGTCCCACATCCTTTCGCCTCGCAACCCCCGTATCCTCTCAGGCGGTGGTCTCGCCAGCAGGTATCATTACTGAAAGGCATGCCTGGTCGGGGCCGAAGCGCTGCACGGCCAAGGTAGAACCGCGGAGTTCTGGCCGGGACCCCCGGCGGTAAGCGAATCTTGCGCGGAGGAGCCTGGCAGCCAGGGCTCGCATAGGGTCCGGCTTTCCGGGGAACAACAGTTCTGGGAGATCGTTGAAGGAGGGGGAACCTTGCCTCGGACGGATGACGTGCGTCCCGCGGAAATGACTCACAAAGAACTAGAGAGGCTCCAGCAGATAGAAAAGGAATTCAACCAGTTCCTGCTCACCCAGGGCAAGACCGATCCTGTGTATCTGGTGGCCTACAGCAGGCCCGCCGAGAGCGGTGCCGGAGGACCGGCCCGGGCCCGCTAGGACCGGGCGAGCCTTGTAACCAGGGCGGCCTTCCTTGGAAACCGGGAGGCTGGCTCACGTGGCCAGGCCGCGCGAGCGGCGGGCTCAGACGGTGAATCCACGCAGGCGGTGGGCCACCTCCGTCACGCGGCGGCCCAGGTACCTGGCCACGGCCGGGTTGCCCTCGTCGGGTTCGTTGGTCGCCCGCTTGGCCCTCCTGCTGTCTCAGGGCGGACGGCACCGGTGGCGGACGGCGTCGGGGCAGAAGGAAAAGGAGACAGGGGCGTCGAACCACAATCTCGTGCCACGACGTCATGGATCGTAACACGGGGGTGGAGTAGATGTGCCGGCAACCTACACCCTGGGAACGGGCGGTGGAGTTTCACGGTCACGAGTGTCCCGGTCTCGCTCTGGGGTTCAGGGCAGCCCAGGCCGGCCTGCGTGTACTGGGAGCAGAGCGGGTTGGGGACGAGGAGATCGTGGCCCGTCCACTCAGGCCAACCTGTTGCGCCTGCTGAGGGGATTCAGAGCAGCCACGGATTTGCCATGTTGCCTGGCAGGGGAGGGTGGTGGAGGAAGGGCGCCCCGAGCGCATTTTCGCTCCCCGGGAGGTGCCGGCGTGGACTTTGAGGTGAGGCCCATCGACGGGAGTCCCCTGGTGGACATCAAGCCTTACGTTCCGGACCTGGACTGCGTTCCCGCCGATGCCCCTGGGTGGTTCAGGAGGACGGCAGCCTCCGGACCGGCCCCGGCAGGGGCAGCTTCCTCCGCTCGAAACGGTGGAGGTCTCGGAGATGGATAGGGAGCATATCCTCCGGCTGGTGCAGAGCGGTGAGGTGGACCACATCGGGGCCCGGGTGGAGGTGGACTTCGACAACCGCCAGCAGGTGCCGCTGGGGTTCCGCTACCGCGGCCGTCACCACGAGGTGGTGGAGCTGATCCGGGCAGAACAGCCGTCCGCGCTGCACTACCACTACCTGGTGCGCACCACGACCGGCGTGTACGACCTGGTGCTGGTGCGGCAGCATCCGGGCCCGGGCCTGTCGCCTTCCGCCTGGTGGCTCGATTTCCGGGTGCGGGATGGCCAGGATGCGGGCGAGCCCGGTGGCCTCCCGGCGCGGTCACCGCAGGACGCGGGCTCCCTGGGACCCGGGCTGGCTCTGGTGAGAGGCGAGCTCCTGGGAGTGGTGGCCTTTCACGGCCACCTGTGTCCCGAACTGGCCCTCGGGTACCGGGCAGCGCTGATCGCCCGCGCCCGGCTGGACTTCGGCCGTCACGATCAGGGCCACCAGTCCGTGGTGATGCACAGCCCATCTTCGGCCGCCGACGCCATCCAGTATCTCACCGGCTGCACGGTGGGTAAGGGCACCCTGGTCCTGGACGATGCCGGATGCCAGGCGTTCTGCTTCGAGAACCGCAAGGGCAGGCTGCTGCTCAAGGTCGTGGCGGGGGTGCTGGACAAACCGCGAGAGTTGCGGGAGATAGAGGAAAAGATGGAGCAGGGCCGGGCTTCCCCCGAGCAACTTGCCTGTTACCAGGCGGAGGTGGACCGTCTGGTCAGGCGCATCCTGGAATCCCCCGACGACGCTCTGTTCGCCCACGTCCTGCTCACCAGCTAAGAGCCCGTCCGCTGATCGGACCGCGTGCCGGGCAGCTGCTTTCGCGTTCCATTGCTACGAGGAATCGTACTTCCGGGAGCGCCGCGACTGCTGACCATTGCGGTGGTCGGCCACTTGCCGCTGCTGCCTGTTCTGCCAGTGCCGCCTGTTCTGCCGCTGAGTGCCGCCGTGCCGCTGGTCAAGAAGGCGGGACGATTATTGACATACGGTCATTATGGGGGTATACTACGTAACGGGCATACGTCCTGAACGGGGGTGATCGGATGCCTGGCGTGCCCTCCCCATCTGCCAGCGGCGGGGCCGTGGTGCCCCTGCTCTCATCCCTGCTTCCGGTATCGGGAAAGGAGTGAGTGCATTGAAGATGGCGGTGGCGGCGCAGGGCCAGGACCTGGATTCTCCGGTGGAAATGCGCTTCGGACGGGCCCCCTTTTTCGTGCTGGTGGACGCGGAGAGTCTGGAGTCGGAGGCCATCCCCAACCCGGCCATCAGCTCGGCGGGCGGAGCGGGGATACAGGTGGCCCAGCTTCTCGCCCGTAGCGGCGTGGGGGCGGTGGCGGCGGGTAACGTGGGTCCCAACGCCATGAGTGCCCTGTGCGCCGCCGGCGTACGAGTCTATGCCGCCAGCGGGGCGACGGTCCGGGAAACGGTGCAGGCTTTCCTGCGCGGGGAGCTGGTCCCTCTCGATGAGGCCACCGTGGCCGGTCACTTCGGCACCGCCTGGTCAACGGCACCCGGTGCACCAGCGGGCGCAGGCCCGGGCGGCCCGGGCCTGGCCGGGCGCGGCGGTGGTGGGATGGGCCGCGGGGGCAGCGTGGGAGCTGGTGGTGGCATGGGCCGGGGCATGGGGGGCAGAGGAGGTATGGGTCGCGGGCGCGGTGGCGGCCGCGCCGGTGGCCGGGGCTGATGTACGGGACAGAAAGGGGGGGAATCGCCGAGTGAGGATTGCGGTGGCATCGGAAGGCGGTATGGTGGCTCGGCACTTCGGTCGCTGTCCCGAGTATACGATCTTCGAGGTACGGGACGGGACGGTGACGGGCAGGACGGTAGTCCCCAACCCCGGGCACCAGCCCGGCTTCCTGCCCGTGTATCTGGGCGATATGGGGGTCTCGTGCATCATCGCGGGGGGCATGGGTCCCCGCGCTCAGGGTCTGTTCGAGCAGCAGGGTTGTCAGCAGCAGGGGGATACCCAGCAAGCTATGCCGTTTCCCAGCAATACTTGCAGCCGGCGGATGAAGGAGTGAGTCAAAGTACCGGTCACCGACCATTTCGAGGGGCAGGGAGCCATCCCTGGGGTGCTGGGCCTCAGCCGGTTGGGCGGGCAGGAGTTTCATGAACGGGGAGACCAGGCGGCGTGCGGTGATCGCGGGGCGGGAATCCGGGTCAGCGAACGGGTGTTGACATGTGCCTTCGCTCCGTGATATGATGTCCTCGCGAACATACGTGTGAGGATCGGTCTGCCGGGTGGGCCCGTGGCCGTGGGGGAATGGCATTGGAGTGTGGTGGCGGTGAAGGTGACATTCGAGGCCAAGATCAAGGATGCGTCTCTGTATCCTCTCTTTGAGTCCTTCGCCGCCCTGTTTGGCTGTGTGGAACGGGCACTGTTCCGCGACCGCTACGTGCGGGGCGAGCCCCTCCGTGACTGCAAGCGCCGCTACCTGGGCACGTTCGGCATCACCGCCCGCATGTTCAACGCCGTTGCCTTCGTGCTGGAGGGCAAGGTGAAGGCGGCCCGAGAAGCCCGGGGGCGGCACCTGCGCGCGCTGAGGAACCAGATCCGCGCCCTGGGACGCTCCCTGGCCGAACTGAAGGACCGCCTGGGCCGCGCCGAGGCACGGGGGTCGAAGTGGCGGCTCAGGTTCCAGATCCACCAGAAGAAGCGGCGCCTTGCCTGCCTCAAGGCGAGGCTTGCGC encodes:
- a CDS encoding MBL fold metallo-hydrolase; amino-acid sequence: MLGALGQADRVSVTVLLENSVARSDVAARHGLSLWVEVASGKHAYNFLVDVGQAPDTLGENMSRLGIQADSVHAIVLTHCHYDHTGGLAEVIRRMGKRDIPVVAHPAVFRPNFVVRPRLYHVGMGTADSAGELARAGALLILTRDPLSLMEGVTTTGEVARVTDFEDVGFPVWTVQDGRLVPDPMPDDVSLLVNLKEQGLVVITGCSHAGIINILKHAIKLTGVDRIRAVLGGFHLVEAKPQRIEHTVSELLALAPQQVVAGHCTGTEAQFALRQALGERWQPLATGARFEF
- a CDS encoding NifB/NifX family molybdenum-iron cluster-binding protein → MRIAVASEGGMVARHFGRCPEYTIFEVRDGTVTGRTVVPNPGHQPGFLPVYLGDMGVSCIIAGGMGPRAQGLFEQQGCQQQGDTQQAMPFPSNTCSRRMKE
- a CDS encoding ribonucleoside triphosphate reductase encodes the protein MTPEQIVKRDGRLVDFDRERIASAIFKAARAVGGQDRALAERLADQVVAIVAHQFTDRFPTVEDVQDIVEKVLIENGHARTAKAYILYRQQHQELRDFRALLVNAEKMVQDYLDQLDWRVSENSNMNYSLQGLNNHIISAVSARYWLEKIYPPRVREAHQDGALHIHDLGILAPYCCGWDLADILLHGFAGVGQKVESAPPRHFRTALGQAVNFCYTLQGEAAGAQALANFDTYLAPFIRYDGLRYHEVKQALQEAIFNLNVPTRVGFQTPFVNLTMDVTVPPYLAGQPVIVGGRLEKAPYGEFQREMDMLNLAFCEVMLEGDACGRIFTFPIPTYNITPGFDWESPVADRIAAMTARYGIPYFANFINSDLQPEDVRSMCCRLRLDNRELRRRGGGLFGANPLTGSIGVVTINLPRIGYLAKTPHGFFTRLGELMALARDSLLIKRQVLERFSEGGLYPYSRHYLRQVKECLGQHWANHFNTIGLVGMNEALLNFLGEDIGTPAGQQFALEVLEFMREVLVGFQQETGQMFNLEATPAEGASYRLARIDRLRYRDIVTAGDQEPYYTNSTHLPAGYTDDVFEALTLQEQLQTRYTGGTVFHAFLGESVEDTKALKAFLQRVLGRFRIPYLTVTPTFSICPRHGYLKGEHPTCPRCQSATEVWSRVVGYYRPVQSWNPGKQEEFRTRRAFLLPEQAGATPV
- a CDS encoding FmdE family protein, whose product is MDREHILRLVQSGEVDHIGARVEVDFDNRQQVPLGFRYRGRHHEVVELIRAEQPSALHYHYLVRTTTGVYDLVLVRQHPGPGLSPSAWWLDFRVRDGQDAGEPGGLPARSPQDAGSLGPGLALVRGELLGVVAFHGHLCPELALGYRAALIARARLDFGRHDQGHQSVVMHSPSSAADAIQYLTGCTVGKGTLVLDDAGCQAFCFENRKGRLLLKVVAGVLDKPRELREIEEKMEQGRASPEQLACYQAEVDRLVRRILESPDDALFAHVLLTS
- a CDS encoding hydrogenase iron-sulfur subunit, with the translated sequence MQQPRQRTGSRWKRKSSPPVASAAPGPRRPGIRAPPDRPPAARVASIAGACSACLTCLRLCSAGAILLEGGKPRIDSSSCQGCGICAAECPAGAIVLSWPGLGELAAEVQAALAPGTGRAEAVEPAGSELVVFACSHCGSTAVERSSLFFPPGTRVIGVPCVGSVDESLILKAVSLGARGIILAGCREGQCHYGAGPERARKRVERVRAILAQLGTEEVTVSVMGLTPDRASLLVETLAAMSSAAEARVCAGGQ
- a CDS encoding SLBB domain-containing protein is translated as MCGEETALLASVEGRMGEPCPRPPFPAEKGLWGCPTVINNVETWANVPLILVAGADLYRGAGTEASRGTKVFSLVGDVTNTGLVEAPMGTPLRHVVEVMGGGLSRGSRIKAVQTGGPSVSAGMPPGCHNGATSRGARHQPGALYPVRGLPGCLFV
- a CDS encoding NAD(P)H-dependent oxidoreductase subunit E — protein: MPGRRGPGAADATGGLDFRFHLEPVRCLGCCSLAPVLRVDGRTFGHTNPRDVARLLAAAVPEPTSCGAGEGT
- a CDS encoding NifB/NifX family molybdenum-iron cluster-binding protein, coding for MAVAAQGQDLDSPVEMRFGRAPFFVLVDAESLESEAIPNPAISSAGGAGIQVAQLLARSGVGAVAAGNVGPNAMSALCAAGVRVYAASGATVRETVQAFLRGELVPLDEATVAGHFGTAWSTAPGAPAGAGPGGPGLAGRGGGGMGRGGSVGAGGGMGRGMGGRGGMGRGRGGGRAGGRG
- a CDS encoding (Fe-S)-binding protein yields the protein MGNDVLTIPESLQPGQVEAQADLWACWACGTCTAGCPTVNIATGTDPRRLIRMLQMGRWRELLGSPALWVCTMCGRCSAACPNGIDVGLLARTVRTCAVEEGVVPPTLQHVVDVSMESGNNMAVTEDEFLETLAWVEEDLRAELGDDSIRIPIDQKGARILYTFNPREPKFYPLTISAVVKILHAAGESWTVSSRHWDCTNYALYTGDDLSAGELARRLAQEADALGAQVVAFPECGHAYRAFRWGAPRWLGRRVPAASIIELVAGYIREGRLHLDSRRNPLPVTYHDPCNMARREGIVEEPRLALRNAVERFIEMEPRGVLNYCCGGGGGVRAVTPLAHDRLAKGEVKARQIQRTGARIVATSCHTCVDQLDELNRHYRLGVRVLNVCELVAEALLL